Proteins encoded in a region of the Desulfurococcaceae archaeon genome:
- a CDS encoding NAD(P)/FAD-dependent oxidoreductase, translated as MRKHDVVVVGGGPAGLYTAFCTRKREVTIIEEHEKVGSPKHCAGIVGGLVAGELAKISPNLVDHSYKNIVFITPSRKYVLSSKVPMAFHVNRQLLEEVLASKVESLGHRVLLKTRALPYEARRVKAGGQVIEFETLIIADGAGSLFRRTLIGKTPNYVHGLQVVARTSNTVPDDTLIVIFSELTPTFFSWIIPLDKDTVKIGLASKAPKGMHVFSLAEKRLGIKVTSIGEKFGGLIPIHSPLENPVVCSSMVFHGDSVPLTKPYTGGGLYYIFKLSPILAKCVDDYRLQDYSGYYARVFRVKNALERLITEFSRKTRYFVPVPFISALFKLGVVVPSDFDEHLRVALKALALVPAMLALLY; from the coding sequence ATGAGAAAACACGATGTCGTAGTTGTTGGAGGAGGTCCTGCAGGCCTATACACTGCCTTCTGCACGCGTAAACGCGAAGTAACCATTATAGAAGAGCACGAAAAAGTAGGCTCTCCTAAACACTGTGCAGGCATTGTAGGAGGCCTCGTGGCCGGGGAACTAGCTAAGATCTCTCCTAACCTCGTTGACCACTCATACAAGAACATAGTGTTCATTACGCCGAGTAGGAAGTATGTCTTATCCTCGAAGGTCCCGATGGCTTTCCATGTGAATAGGCAACTACTAGAGGAGGTCCTTGCGAGTAAAGTCGAGTCGCTCGGGCATAGAGTTCTCTTGAAAACCAGGGCCCTACCCTACGAGGCCCGCAGGGTTAAGGCCGGAGGTCAAGTTATCGAGTTCGAAACGCTGATAATCGCTGACGGCGCTGGAAGCCTCTTTAGGAGAACGCTAATTGGGAAGACTCCTAACTACGTTCACGGACTGCAAGTTGTAGCGAGAACCTCAAACACGGTTCCCGACGATACATTGATAGTAATTTTCTCCGAGCTCACTCCCACGTTCTTCTCCTGGATCATACCTTTAGACAAGGACACGGTGAAGATCGGCTTGGCCTCGAAGGCCCCTAAGGGAATGCACGTTTTCTCGCTGGCCGAGAAGAGGCTTGGTATTAAAGTTACAAGTATCGGCGAGAAGTTTGGCGGTTTAATACCCATTCACTCGCCGCTCGAAAACCCAGTAGTGTGTAGTAGTATGGTTTTCCACGGGGACTCAGTACCCCTTACAAAGCCCTATACCGGTGGGGGGCTGTACTATATATTCAAGCTGTCCCCTATACTAGCCAAGTGCGTCGACGACTACCGCTTACAAGACTACAGTGGGTATTATGCAAGGGTTTTCCGCGTGAAGAACGCTCTAGAACGGCTCATTACCGAGTTCTCGAGGAAAACGAGGTATTTTGTGCCGGTGCCCTTTATAAGCGCGCTCTTTAAGCTAGGCGTAGTAGTGCCTAGCGACTTTGACGAGCATTTAAGAGTAGCCCTTAAGGCTCTGGCGCTGGTTCCCGCAATGCTTGCTCTTCTTTATTAG
- a CDS encoding hydrogenase maturation protease: MVGVGSPLRSDDQAGLLFCKELSKRGFDCLECEYGIENCFNEILEKKPSTLIVVDAALFEGGNPGNIIVAPEDSILAGSLMISTHTIPISVVINLLKSMNAVKRVYLVGIYPGTLELGTAVSREVTRAIEDLVDNVEECVIKANKEEQALREPAPEP; encoded by the coding sequence GTGGTAGGTGTTGGCTCCCCTCTACGGAGCGATGACCAAGCTGGTTTACTGTTTTGTAAAGAGCTCTCCAAGCGGGGATTTGACTGCCTAGAGTGCGAGTATGGCATTGAAAACTGCTTCAACGAGATCTTGGAGAAAAAGCCGAGCACGCTGATAGTAGTTGATGCCGCGTTGTTCGAAGGCGGTAATCCAGGAAACATCATCGTAGCACCGGAAGACAGCATTTTAGCGGGGTCTTTGATGATCTCAACGCACACAATCCCGATTAGCGTGGTGATAAACCTGCTGAAGTCCATGAACGCCGTTAAAAGAGTTTACTTGGTTGGCATATATCCCGGAACGCTTGAACTTGGAACGGCCGTTTCACGAGAGGTCACAAGAGCCATTGAAGACCTCGTAGACAACGTGGAAGAGTGCGTCATAAAAGCTAATAAAGAAGAGCAAGCATTGCGGGAACCAGCGCCAGAGCCTTAA
- a CDS encoding MFS transporter, protein MCSLRRGLVVCLLVLSLMWLYADQNLVAPMLSTLRNEGMIVGSEEDWYYYAGLVGTIPVLTGIATTFIWGYLADKLSRRSLFALTVLVGEIPCFLTGFTKNYYELLFLRALTGIGINGAAPVARALVADLYRPEERGRGYAIYNFSSGFGVLLGMLMAGVVLSANLSWRVPFLVAATPNFILTPLFLLLVKEVKLGYAEPEVRKLYEMGVEYRFRINLKEFTGALLSTPTLIFIYLQGVPGTFPWGAIPYWAPTFFHEVWGLSEGTATLIVFTAGMGMMIGYFIGGLLTDRLQRRVLNARLMVPFTGILLGTLTMIALLKYPYPHGDESFAALLPVLLLGLFGMIFVTFAAPNVPAVLSEVSLPEHRGTVFGIFNITDNIGSAFGPTIASGFMVYFLGMGVGEPVNMLYGLIAVSLFWVPCALLWLPAFRTYERDKARLRKILAERSRGQLPAMP, encoded by the coding sequence GTGTGCTCATTGCGTAGAGGGCTCGTGGTCTGTTTACTCGTGCTTTCACTAATGTGGCTATATGCTGACCAGAACCTAGTTGCACCCATGCTCTCCACCCTGAGAAATGAGGGGATGATCGTCGGCAGCGAGGAGGACTGGTATTACTACGCTGGCCTGGTGGGTACAATACCCGTCCTAACAGGCATAGCTACCACGTTTATATGGGGGTATCTAGCCGACAAGCTGAGTAGAAGGTCTCTCTTCGCGCTCACCGTTCTCGTGGGCGAGATACCCTGCTTCCTCACGGGGTTCACTAAAAACTACTACGAATTACTGTTCCTCAGGGCGCTTACGGGTATCGGTATAAATGGTGCTGCCCCCGTAGCTAGGGCACTAGTAGCTGATCTGTACCGTCCCGAGGAACGGGGTAGAGGTTATGCAATATACAATTTCAGCAGTGGCTTCGGCGTTTTGCTAGGAATGCTGATGGCGGGCGTGGTGCTATCAGCCAATCTCTCTTGGAGAGTACCGTTCCTGGTTGCCGCAACGCCGAACTTCATACTCACCCCGCTCTTTCTCCTCCTCGTGAAGGAGGTGAAGCTAGGCTATGCTGAGCCGGAGGTAAGGAAGCTGTACGAGATGGGCGTGGAGTACAGGTTTAGAATAAACCTAAAGGAATTCACGGGAGCGCTCCTATCGACTCCAACCCTTATATTCATATACTTGCAAGGAGTGCCCGGAACCTTTCCATGGGGGGCCATACCCTACTGGGCTCCTACATTTTTCCATGAAGTCTGGGGCCTGTCGGAGGGGACGGCTACGTTGATCGTGTTCACCGCGGGCATGGGCATGATGATCGGCTACTTTATCGGGGGGTTACTGACTGATAGGCTGCAAAGGAGGGTCTTGAACGCGAGGCTCATGGTCCCCTTCACGGGCATACTACTCGGAACGCTGACCATGATAGCGCTACTCAAGTACCCGTACCCTCACGGAGATGAATCCTTCGCGGCCCTGCTACCGGTATTGCTACTTGGATTGTTCGGGATGATCTTCGTAACATTCGCCGCTCCCAACGTGCCGGCCGTTCTGAGCGAGGTCTCATTGCCAGAACATAGAGGAACAGTATTCGGCATATTCAATATAACGGATAACATAGGCTCAGCTTTCGGGCCAACCATTGCGAGTGGTTTCATGGTTTACTTCCTCGGTATGGGGGTGGGCGAGCCCGTGAACATGCTTTATGGGTTGATAGCGGTGAGCTTGTTCTGGGTACCCTGTGCACTTTTATGGTTACCGGCATTCAGAACGTATGAGAGGGACAAAGCAAGGCTTAGAAAAATCCTCGCGGAGAGGAGTCGGGGACAATTGCCTGCTATGCCCTAA
- a CDS encoding thiamine pyrophosphate-dependent enzyme: MVVKTLPEVPVKRGEPPYKIWIFEPGERKEIPLIFNLRQLAEQKRPAILPGHRLCAGCTAPLVVKLASFAFRGPTIVVSPTGCLEVSTTIYPYTSWAVPWIHNAFENAAATASGIEAAIKAMKKSGRLKYDHVDVVIFAGDGGTYDIGFQALSGMVERGHDILYILYDNEAYMNTGIQRSGGTPRFAWTTTTPIGNVLPGKMEHKKPIAEIMVAHRASYVATATPAHWMDLMKKVRKGIEVNGPAFIHALSSCDRGWRHEESVSLEVLRRAVDTCYFPLWEWSPETGYLLTDRSLVIARNPNLKQPIEKFLELQGRFRHLLRPENKELVKQLQEYVNAMWEDVLRRASNAPR; this comes from the coding sequence ATGGTAGTCAAGACCCTTCCAGAAGTACCCGTTAAGCGGGGGGAACCGCCTTACAAGATCTGGATCTTCGAACCAGGCGAAAGGAAGGAGATCCCGCTAATATTTAACCTCAGGCAGCTGGCAGAGCAGAAACGGCCTGCAATACTCCCAGGGCACAGGCTGTGTGCCGGGTGTACAGCACCACTAGTGGTTAAACTGGCTAGCTTCGCCTTCAGAGGGCCTACGATAGTCGTATCGCCAACGGGGTGCCTGGAAGTTTCAACAACCATATACCCGTATACGAGCTGGGCCGTCCCCTGGATCCACAATGCATTCGAAAACGCTGCTGCAACAGCGAGCGGTATCGAGGCCGCCATTAAAGCGATGAAGAAAAGCGGAAGGCTCAAGTACGATCATGTGGACGTGGTGATATTTGCAGGAGATGGTGGAACATACGATATAGGGTTCCAAGCGCTCAGCGGCATGGTCGAGAGGGGGCACGATATACTGTATATACTGTACGATAACGAGGCGTACATGAATACCGGAATACAGAGATCCGGTGGGACTCCGAGGTTTGCATGGACAACTACTACACCGATCGGTAACGTTCTACCGGGTAAAATGGAGCACAAGAAGCCGATAGCGGAGATCATGGTGGCGCACAGGGCATCTTACGTGGCAACAGCCACTCCTGCACATTGGATGGACCTCATGAAGAAGGTGAGAAAGGGCATCGAAGTGAATGGACCAGCATTCATACACGCGCTGAGTAGCTGTGACCGGGGATGGAGGCACGAAGAATCAGTGTCGTTAGAGGTATTAAGGAGAGCCGTTGACACGTGTTACTTCCCGCTTTGGGAGTGGAGCCCTGAAACCGGCTATTTACTAACAGATAGAAGCCTCGTAATAGCTAGAAACCCGAACCTCAAGCAGCCGATTGAAAAATTCCTAGAGCTACAGGGCAGGTTCAGACACCTACTCAGGCCAGAAAACAAGGAGCTAGTGAAGCAACTACAAGAGTACGTTAACGCAATGTGGGAGGACGTGCTAAGAAGGGCGAGTAACGCTCCGCGGTAG
- the speD gene encoding adenosylmethionine decarboxylase — protein MEVLTQKKVVGRHVYGELYGCDPELLMDEEYLVRVVRDAVKVGGFTLLDVKAWKIHPGVSVVAVILESHVSVHTWPEYRFATVDVYTCGTKGDPYSTFGHIVKMLKASRYNMKYASRDYEERG, from the coding sequence ATGGAGGTGCTTACCCAGAAGAAAGTTGTGGGTAGGCATGTTTACGGAGAGCTGTACGGCTGCGACCCGGAGTTACTAATGGACGAGGAATACCTCGTAAGAGTCGTTAGAGATGCTGTAAAGGTCGGCGGGTTTACATTACTCGATGTCAAGGCCTGGAAAATACACCCGGGGGTTAGCGTAGTAGCCGTGATCCTTGAAAGCCATGTTAGTGTACATACGTGGCCCGAATACAGGTTCGCGACGGTGGACGTATACACGTGCGGTACGAAAGGAGATCCTTACAGTACTTTCGGGCATATCGTTAAAATGCTTAAGGCATCCCGCTACAATATGAAGTATGCGAGTAGGGACTACGAGGAAAGGGGATGA
- a CDS encoding DUF2258 domain-containing protein has protein sequence MPTLRSGLVLAAGYADKLRKTVFAQLKDYVKRDKEFANKIAYYIATLNRALFTLLVEELKVDKLDVVRITIEYDVDEVSKALTWKWDTLRVEIYKRIPPETFEETLKNFILRAPELAVGVVKFAIGKLGETLDGDLVYVIKVGEREVGAAIALQVDENIIVLKKAAVVEPIPAIFDKAKLELAGRSVEDALTEQLSKVVQVARHVSREDALEITNFIRSRVEAKPMETPPELEVEGEE, from the coding sequence ATGCCGACGCTCCGATCAGGCCTCGTCCTGGCTGCAGGTTACGCTGACAAGTTGAGGAAAACGGTGTTCGCTCAGCTGAAAGATTACGTTAAAAGGGACAAGGAGTTTGCCAATAAAATAGCGTACTACATAGCTACACTGAATCGTGCACTTTTCACACTTCTCGTTGAGGAACTCAAGGTGGATAAGCTCGACGTTGTCAGAATAACTATTGAATACGACGTGGATGAGGTTAGCAAGGCCCTTACGTGGAAGTGGGATACACTGAGAGTAGAGATCTATAAGAGAATACCGCCGGAGACCTTCGAAGAGACCTTAAAAAATTTTATATTAAGAGCACCAGAACTAGCGGTTGGAGTAGTTAAGTTTGCTATTGGTAAACTAGGAGAAACACTAGACGGAGACCTAGTGTACGTTATCAAAGTAGGGGAGAGAGAAGTAGGTGCCGCTATCGCGCTACAAGTCGATGAGAACATCATTGTACTGAAGAAGGCCGCTGTGGTGGAACCAATACCGGCAATATTTGACAAAGCTAAACTAGAACTAGCCGGTAGAAGCGTTGAAGACGCTTTAACAGAGCAACTAAGTAAGGTAGTGCAGGTAGCAAGGCACGTATCCCGCGAAGACGCGCTTGAAATAACAAACTTTATTAGGAGTAGGGTAGAGGCAAAACCAATGGAAACTCCTCCAGAGCTAGAGGTAGAGGGTGAAGAGTAG